One window of the Thermococcus sp. P6 genome contains the following:
- a CDS encoding valine--tRNA ligase codes for MLPKTYEPEKIETKWQKFWLEEKVYRYELDEKRPSYAIDTPPPFTSGTLHLGHVLSHTWIDIVARYKRMRGYNVLFPQGFDNHGLPTELKVEKEFGISKDEPEKFLRKCVEWTHQAIEAMRNQFIRIGYSADWDLEYHTMDDYYKAAVQKSLLEFYRRGMLYRDKHPVYWCPRCRTSLAKAEVGYVEEEGYLYYIKLPLADGSGHVPIATTRPELMPACVAVFVHPEDERYKDVVGKRVKLPIFEREVPVLADEDVDPEFGTGAVYNCTYGDEQDVVWQKRYGLPVIIAINEDGTMNENAGPYSGLKTEEARKAIVRDLERMGLLYDRKKIQHRVLRHTERSSCMAPIELLPKIQWFVKVRDFTDEVVKVAGEINWYPEDMFLRLKDWAESMDWDWVISRQRVFGTPLPFWVCRNGHVVPAREEDLPVDPRFDEPPVERCPVCGAELEPVKDVLDCWVDSSITPLIITRWHDALKGDGEAKRWFEHNFPTALRPQGTDIIRTWAFYTIFRTYILTGEKPWDNVLINGMVAGPDGRKMSKSYGNVVSPDEVIPKYGADALRLWTALAPPGEDHPFKWETVDYNYRFLQKVWNIYRFAERHLSDFDPESAPEELEPLDRWILSRLHRIIGFATEEMERYRFNLLTRELINFVWHEVADDYIEMIKYRLYGDDEGSKLRAKAALYELLYNVMLLLAPLVPHITEEIYQEMFRRHAGSRSVHLLEWPKYDANRVSEEAEKLGELAREVIGAMRRYKNGHGLPLNARLNHVVIYATESYDALKSIERDVAGTMNIERLEIVRGEPELEERITEIKPNFRTVGPRYGRLVPGITAYLRENAEEVAKALKESGKVEFEVDGEKVQLGKEDVVIRRAVFSEGEEVETAVVGDAVIVFF; via the coding sequence ATGCTTCCAAAGACCTACGAGCCGGAGAAGATCGAGACCAAGTGGCAAAAGTTCTGGCTGGAGGAGAAGGTATACCGCTACGAGCTGGATGAGAAGAGGCCGAGCTACGCCATAGACACGCCCCCGCCGTTCACGAGCGGAACCCTTCACCTTGGCCACGTCCTTAGCCACACGTGGATAGACATAGTGGCCAGGTACAAGAGGATGAGGGGCTATAACGTCCTCTTCCCGCAGGGATTCGACAACCACGGCCTTCCGACGGAGCTTAAGGTGGAGAAGGAGTTTGGAATCAGCAAGGACGAGCCCGAGAAGTTCCTCAGGAAGTGCGTCGAGTGGACCCATCAGGCCATCGAGGCCATGAGAAACCAGTTCATAAGGATAGGCTACTCCGCGGACTGGGATCTGGAGTATCACACGATGGATGACTATTACAAGGCCGCGGTTCAGAAGTCGCTCCTCGAGTTCTACCGCAGGGGCATGCTCTACCGCGACAAGCACCCCGTTTACTGGTGCCCGCGGTGCAGGACGAGCCTCGCCAAGGCCGAGGTCGGTTACGTCGAGGAGGAGGGTTACCTCTACTACATCAAACTCCCCCTTGCCGACGGTTCTGGACACGTTCCCATAGCCACGACGAGACCCGAGCTCATGCCGGCCTGTGTAGCTGTTTTCGTCCACCCGGAGGACGAGAGGTATAAAGACGTGGTCGGCAAGAGGGTGAAGCTGCCGATATTCGAGAGGGAAGTGCCCGTTCTTGCGGATGAAGACGTGGATCCCGAGTTCGGGACGGGTGCGGTTTACAACTGTACCTACGGCGACGAGCAGGACGTCGTCTGGCAGAAGCGTTACGGTCTGCCCGTCATCATAGCCATCAACGAAGACGGGACGATGAACGAGAACGCCGGGCCCTACAGCGGCCTGAAAACTGAGGAGGCGAGAAAGGCCATAGTCAGGGACCTCGAGAGGATGGGCCTGCTCTACGACAGAAAGAAGATCCAGCACCGCGTTCTGAGGCACACGGAGAGGAGCTCCTGCATGGCCCCGATAGAGCTCCTTCCGAAGATCCAGTGGTTCGTAAAGGTGAGGGACTTTACGGATGAGGTTGTAAAAGTCGCCGGGGAGATAAACTGGTATCCCGAGGACATGTTCCTCCGCCTCAAGGACTGGGCCGAGTCGATGGACTGGGACTGGGTCATAAGCAGGCAGCGCGTCTTCGGGACACCGCTTCCCTTCTGGGTCTGCAGGAACGGCCACGTCGTTCCGGCGAGAGAGGAGGACCTACCCGTTGACCCGCGCTTCGATGAGCCCCCCGTGGAAAGGTGTCCTGTCTGCGGTGCCGAACTCGAGCCCGTAAAGGACGTCCTCGACTGCTGGGTGGATTCGAGCATAACTCCGTTGATAATAACGAGGTGGCACGATGCCCTCAAAGGGGACGGGGAGGCAAAGCGCTGGTTTGAGCACAACTTCCCCACCGCCCTGAGGCCTCAGGGAACGGACATAATAAGGACGTGGGCCTTCTACACCATCTTCAGGACCTACATCCTGACGGGGGAGAAGCCGTGGGATAACGTCCTCATCAACGGAATGGTGGCCGGTCCGGACGGCAGGAAGATGAGCAAGAGCTACGGCAACGTCGTTTCTCCAGACGAGGTCATCCCGAAGTACGGGGCCGATGCCCTGAGGCTCTGGACCGCCCTCGCCCCGCCCGGTGAGGATCATCCCTTCAAGTGGGAAACGGTCGATTACAACTACCGCTTCCTCCAGAAGGTCTGGAACATCTATCGCTTCGCCGAGAGGCACCTGAGCGACTTCGACCCCGAAAGTGCTCCTGAAGAGCTCGAGCCCCTCGACCGCTGGATCCTGAGCAGGCTCCACCGCATCATCGGGTTCGCCACGGAGGAGATGGAACGCTACCGCTTCAACCTGCTCACGAGGGAGCTGATTAACTTCGTCTGGCACGAGGTGGCGGATGACTACATAGAGATGATAAAGTACCGCCTCTACGGGGACGATGAGGGGAGCAAACTGAGGGCGAAGGCGGCGCTCTACGAGCTGCTCTACAACGTGATGCTCCTTCTTGCTCCGCTTGTGCCCCACATAACGGAGGAGATCTATCAGGAGATGTTCAGGAGGCACGCTGGCTCTAGAAGTGTGCACCTCCTCGAGTGGCCGAAGTACGATGCGAATAGGGTGAGCGAGGAGGCCGAAAAGCTCGGAGAACTGGCCCGGGAAGTGATCGGTGCCATGAGGCGCTACAAGAACGGCCACGGCCTGCCCCTGAACGCCAGACTCAACCACGTGGTCATCTACGCCACCGAAAGCTACGATGCCCTGAAGAGCATCGAGAGGGACGTAGCCGGGACCATGAACATCGAGAGGCTCGAGATAGTGAGGGGCGAGCCCGAACTCGAGGAGCGCATCACGGAGATAAAGCCCAACTTCAGGACCGTGGGACCGAGGTACGGAAGGCTCGTGCCCGGGATAACGGCTTACCTCAGGGAGAACGCCGAAGAGGTCGCAAAGGCCCTCAAAGAGAGCGGAAAGGTTGAGTTCGAGGTCGATGGGGAGAAGGTTCAGCTCGGAAAGGAAGACGTCGTCATCAGGAGGGCGGTCTTCAGCGAGGGAGAGGAGGTTGAGACGGCGGTCGTTGGAGACGCCGTTATCGTGTTCTTCTGA
- the trm10 gene encoding tRNA (guanine(9)-/adenine(9)-N1)-methyltransferase — protein sequence MKTLADVFRETLKEKGISSFGVLSKRFRGSKNPLQEVALEIINGKGAIFRLPEKTAHAWDLKGNRVGGSCYAYAPMCMGEKFEMVLSPEELRSKLPEWPFFIIDLSLWDRHTSREKGKLCLQIIQSYGLLKDHFTGRELTVAPAGEEFRRMFRGPLDRITTYEGPVAGFLKEKGIGEVVLLDPWADEVLTGEDFEVGAFVVGGIVDTSGKKRGTTPEIGRELEGAGIKVRRRKIVLKGDVIGVPDRINRIIGILLGMMVDGMSMDEAVYEFQEPRHARWRLRKELPKRAIRYRINGKTYRVVEKELFESYSNWLKIRWEDFVKVLRELDLIALERKRIHRLNRISVPRVIKGKLHRVILLKKAAMLCYNC from the coding sequence ATGAAGACCCTCGCCGATGTTTTCAGGGAAACTCTGAAGGAGAAAGGTATAAGCAGCTTTGGGGTTCTTTCAAAGCGTTTCAGGGGGTCGAAGAACCCGCTTCAGGAAGTTGCACTGGAGATCATCAACGGCAAGGGGGCCATATTCCGCCTCCCCGAGAAGACCGCCCACGCTTGGGACCTTAAAGGCAACCGGGTGGGGGGGTCATGCTACGCCTACGCCCCGATGTGCATGGGGGAGAAGTTCGAGATGGTTTTATCCCCGGAGGAACTCCGCTCAAAACTCCCCGAATGGCCCTTCTTTATAATAGACCTCTCCCTCTGGGATAGACACACCAGCAGGGAGAAGGGAAAGCTCTGCCTCCAGATAATCCAGAGCTACGGACTCTTAAAGGATCACTTCACGGGGAGGGAGCTGACGGTCGCCCCCGCCGGGGAGGAGTTCAGGAGGATGTTCCGCGGCCCTCTGGACAGGATAACAACCTACGAGGGGCCGGTGGCCGGGTTCCTAAAGGAGAAAGGCATCGGCGAGGTCGTGCTCCTCGACCCATGGGCGGACGAGGTTTTAACAGGTGAGGATTTCGAGGTCGGGGCCTTCGTGGTGGGGGGCATAGTGGACACCTCGGGGAAGAAGAGGGGAACCACCCCGGAAATAGGCCGAGAACTGGAGGGGGCCGGGATAAAGGTCCGCAGACGGAAGATAGTCCTTAAGGGCGACGTCATCGGCGTTCCCGACAGGATAAACAGGATCATAGGGATACTCCTCGGAATGATGGTCGATGGCATGTCGATGGACGAGGCCGTTTACGAGTTTCAGGAGCCGCGGCACGCGCGCTGGCGCCTCAGGAAGGAGCTTCCAAAGAGGGCGATCCGCTACAGGATCAACGGCAAAACCTACAGGGTTGTTGAGAAGGAGCTCTTCGAGAGCTACTCGAACTGGCTCAAGATAAGGTGGGAGGACTTCGTGAAGGTTCTCAGGGAGCTCGACCTGATAGCCCTCGAAAGGAAGAGGATACACCGCCTGAACCGGATATCCGTCCCGAGGGTGATAAAAGGAAAACTCCACCGGGTCATACTCCTGAAGAAGGCCGCGATGCTCTGTTACAACTGTTGA
- a CDS encoding leucine/methionine racemase, translated as MKKEEVVERYSKVFPRAARVTYASIVGVRAKNAKVWDIEGREYIDFLADAAVQNVGHNNERVVEAIKEQAERLIHFTFIYGFPVEPLLLGEKLREISPIENAKISLGLSGSDANDGAIKFARAYTKRRTILSYLKSYYGTTYGAMSVTGLDFEVRSVVGELSDVHYIPYPDCYRCPFGKEPGKCHFECLEFLKSKFEGEVYADGVAVLFAEPVQGDAGMIVPPEGYFKGLKRILDEHGILLAVDEVQSGLGRTGKWFAIEHFGVEPDIITLAKPLGGGLPISAIIGREEIMDSLPALGHAFTLSGNPVASRAALAVIEEIEEKNLLRRAEKLGKQAKKRLEKMKEEHELIGDVRGLGLMIGVDLVKDRESKERAFKEAKKVVWRAYELGLILAFLHGNVLRIEPPLTIEEEVLEEGLNRLENAIRDVEEGRVGDEVLKHVQGW; from the coding sequence GTGAAAAAAGAGGAAGTTGTTGAGCGCTACTCGAAGGTTTTTCCCAGAGCGGCCCGCGTCACCTATGCCTCCATAGTTGGTGTCAGAGCAAAAAACGCCAAGGTCTGGGATATAGAGGGGAGGGAGTACATAGATTTTTTAGCCGATGCAGCCGTTCAGAACGTGGGACACAACAACGAGAGGGTTGTGGAGGCGATAAAGGAGCAGGCAGAGAGATTGATCCACTTCACCTTCATCTATGGATTTCCAGTTGAGCCACTTCTCCTTGGGGAAAAGCTCAGGGAAATCTCCCCCATAGAGAACGCCAAGATTAGTCTGGGTTTGAGCGGAAGCGATGCAAACGATGGTGCAATAAAGTTTGCACGCGCTTACACAAAAAGAAGGACAATTTTAAGTTATTTGAAGAGCTATTATGGGACAACTTACGGTGCCATGAGCGTTACAGGGCTCGATTTTGAAGTCCGTTCCGTAGTGGGAGAGCTGAGCGATGTACATTACATACCCTACCCCGATTGCTATCGCTGTCCCTTTGGGAAGGAACCGGGAAAATGCCACTTTGAGTGTCTGGAGTTCTTAAAAAGTAAGTTCGAGGGAGAGGTCTACGCCGATGGCGTTGCCGTCCTGTTTGCAGAGCCGGTACAGGGCGATGCGGGTATGATAGTTCCCCCCGAAGGTTACTTTAAGGGATTGAAGCGCATTCTGGACGAACACGGCATTCTGCTGGCCGTCGATGAGGTTCAGAGCGGACTTGGGAGAACGGGTAAATGGTTCGCGATAGAGCACTTCGGCGTTGAGCCGGACATAATAACCCTCGCAAAGCCCCTTGGCGGCGGACTGCCCATAAGCGCCATAATAGGACGCGAGGAGATAATGGACTCCCTGCCGGCGCTGGGGCATGCCTTCACCCTGAGCGGCAACCCCGTGGCCAGCAGGGCGGCCCTTGCGGTTATAGAGGAGATCGAGGAGAAAAACCTGCTAAGAAGGGCGGAGAAGCTGGGAAAACAGGCGAAAAAACGGCTGGAGAAGATGAAAGAGGAGCACGAGCTCATAGGGGACGTCCGCGGTCTCGGTCTCATGATAGGGGTCGATCTGGTGAAGGACAGGGAGAGCAAAGAGAGGGCATTTAAAGAAGCCAAAAAAGTGGTCTGGAGGGCTTATGAGCTCGGATTGATCCTTGCATTCCTGCACGGAAATGTTTTGAGGATAGAACCTCCTCTAACGATTGAAGAAGAGGTCCTGGAGGAGGGTTTGAACAGGCTTGAAAACGCAATAAGGGATGTAGAGGAAGGAAGGGTTGGTGACGAAGTCCTAAAGCATGTTCAGGGCTGGTAG
- a CDS encoding nitroreductase family protein — MELGDALFTRTSVRYYQEREVEEEKIRELIEAAIRAPTASALENWLFVIFKSSEAREKIHELMARGMVEYYQNFGLSMEKIEKLKKRIYEEKMYRAPLYIGVFINREVRFLKGEKFDFLEFIWSVESAAMAIQNMMLKAVELGLGTCYMGVANFEGIEKEIRNMAGLGEEWYLVGLITAGYPLRNESPRKRRKGVEEVVKFV; from the coding sequence ATGGAACTGGGGGATGCACTTTTCACGCGAACATCTGTGAGGTATTACCAAGAGCGGGAAGTGGAAGAGGAGAAGATCAGGGAGCTGATAGAGGCAGCCATAAGGGCTCCAACCGCCAGTGCTCTGGAAAACTGGCTTTTCGTCATATTCAAGAGCAGCGAAGCGAGGGAGAAGATACACGAACTGATGGCAAGGGGCATGGTTGAGTACTATCAAAATTTTGGTCTGAGCATGGAGAAAATTGAGAAGTTAAAGAAACGTATATATGAGGAGAAAATGTATAGGGCTCCACTTTACATCGGTGTCTTCATAAACAGGGAAGTTAGGTTCCTGAAAGGAGAGAAATTCGATTTTTTAGAATTTATCTGGAGCGTTGAAAGCGCTGCTATGGCCATCCAGAACATGATGCTCAAAGCCGTGGAGCTTGGATTGGGAACGTGCTACATGGGTGTGGCAAATTTTGAGGGAATTGAAAAGGAGATTAGAAATATGGCGGGGCTGGGGGAGGAGTGGTATCTCGTGGGATTGATAACAGCCGGTTATCCCCTGAGGAATGAGAGTCCCAGAAAGAGGAGGAAGGGAGTTGAAGAAGTTGTTAAGTTCGTGTAG
- a CDS encoding transporter, with product MMTHETGGSTGLKAGTLKVAPLYLLGLAVIVTFPYFLTRKTPPGYIIGGDTLVHTAISRGILLGRNPLLDQTYNVPPNWYPFLYHLTVAGISRILGIPVEESMILLQAILTLSMFLVVFYVARVLWGELAGIGAMALSFVLLTAHIYPNPKELAPLLGLLSFLLLARSRYWLSGLVMGLAFWTHYAFVLPLAGLPLVMFLIKRDKGYLVLFIVAHLVFLPFVLNAGLHAQNPPRIEDIYRFWETDTPEKKIRSLVPSLYLLPFVGIGLLRWARRRDPYANELLILISLIWVARLSPILLKVFGIELWSSRFTGLLPYSYVLLSSYGISGVDLSNKHVKAVVLGTLLGVLPVAGALNFWGSVEGDKFVRVSEMDFDLYYPPEHFPETARWIFLNTGRDDVVATSEEAGMMLNAMTGRPIIATLYGHGNVFINNEKRRRDLGILFTGNCGEKESVIKEYGVKYIVVDQFVIRKWGTVDMSCVAYPVYNMGSVTIMKVR from the coding sequence ATGATGACACATGAGACCGGAGGCTCCACGGGTCTGAAGGCAGGGACATTAAAGGTAGCGCCCCTCTATCTCCTCGGCTTGGCCGTTATTGTAACCTTCCCGTACTTTTTAACGAGAAAGACCCCTCCGGGTTATATCATAGGAGGAGACACCCTCGTCCATACCGCGATCTCGAGGGGAATCCTCCTTGGACGAAATCCCCTCCTCGACCAGACCTACAACGTTCCCCCGAACTGGTACCCCTTCCTGTACCACTTAACGGTGGCCGGGATCTCACGGATCCTAGGAATCCCGGTGGAGGAGAGCATGATACTCCTTCAGGCAATCCTCACGCTCTCCATGTTTCTCGTTGTTTTCTACGTGGCCAGAGTTCTATGGGGGGAGCTGGCTGGAATCGGGGCGATGGCCCTTTCCTTCGTGCTCCTAACCGCCCATATCTACCCAAACCCGAAGGAACTCGCCCCCCTGCTCGGCCTCCTATCGTTCCTGCTCCTCGCGCGGTCGAGGTACTGGCTGTCGGGTCTCGTGATGGGGTTGGCTTTCTGGACGCACTACGCGTTCGTTCTTCCTCTGGCGGGCCTTCCTCTGGTTATGTTTTTGATCAAACGCGATAAAGGGTATTTAGTCCTCTTCATCGTTGCCCACCTTGTTTTCCTGCCGTTCGTCCTCAACGCAGGGCTCCATGCCCAGAATCCGCCCCGGATAGAGGACATATACAGGTTCTGGGAAACTGATACGCCCGAGAAAAAGATCCGGAGTTTGGTTCCCTCCCTTTATCTCCTCCCTTTTGTTGGAATTGGGCTGTTGAGGTGGGCCAGAAGGAGGGATCCTTACGCCAATGAACTCCTGATCTTGATTTCCCTGATCTGGGTCGCGAGACTCTCACCCATACTCCTGAAGGTTTTTGGAATCGAGCTCTGGTCGTCCAGATTTACCGGACTTCTCCCCTACTCCTACGTTCTGCTCTCTTCCTACGGCATCTCAGGGGTTGATCTTTCCAATAAGCACGTTAAGGCCGTAGTTCTCGGCACCCTTCTGGGTGTGCTTCCAGTTGCCGGGGCGTTGAACTTCTGGGGCTCTGTGGAGGGTGATAAATTCGTAAGGGTATCGGAGATGGACTTCGATCTTTATTATCCCCCGGAGCACTTCCCGGAAACCGCCCGCTGGATTTTCCTGAACACCGGGCGCGACGACGTTGTGGCAACCAGCGAGGAGGCGGGGATGATGCTAAACGCCATGACGGGCAGGCCGATTATTGCAACTCTCTACGGACACGGTAACGTGTTCATCAACAACGAAAAACGAAGGCGTGACCTTGGAATATTGTTCACGGGAAACTGCGGGGAGAAGGAGTCGGTAATAAAGGAATACGGCGTTAAGTACATAGTCGTTGATCAATTCGTCATCCGGAAGTGGGGAACGGTGGATATGTCATGCGTTGCCTACCCGGTTTATAACATGGGCTCTGTGACAATAATGAAGGTGAGATAA
- a CDS encoding anaerobic ribonucleoside-triphosphate reductase activating protein has protein sequence MIDVHGRVTFTLWLCGCNLKCPFCHNWRIAEKVGCSTMDEDKFLEDLRETLPLIDYLHITGGEPLLQWRELRGLLGEVKELGVKVSLNTNGTLVKPLEKLISENLIDHVATDLKSPPAHLYGLSKETSMRLWGLFLKSLDLISEHRIPLELRIPVPREFPMEEVLGYIDEALSHIHGYTDFHVILNPLIGVPVVSPRNGEWCRLHCFPEEELEVISKHLECAGVRPVLNQSLQIPKNF, from the coding sequence ATGATAGACGTTCACGGCAGGGTCACGTTTACCCTATGGCTCTGCGGGTGCAATCTGAAGTGCCCCTTCTGCCACAACTGGAGAATCGCCGAGAAGGTTGGATGCAGTACTATGGATGAGGATAAATTCCTTGAGGATCTAAGGGAAACCCTACCCCTGATTGATTATCTTCATATAACGGGTGGGGAACCGCTCCTCCAGTGGAGGGAGCTAAGGGGGTTGCTGGGAGAGGTTAAGGAACTCGGGGTGAAGGTCAGCCTGAACACGAACGGGACACTCGTGAAACCTCTGGAAAAACTGATAAGTGAAAATCTAATCGATCACGTGGCAACAGACTTAAAATCCCCTCCCGCCCACCTCTACGGCCTCTCAAAGGAGACCAGCATGAGACTCTGGGGGCTCTTCCTTAAAAGCCTTGACCTTATATCGGAGCATCGAATTCCACTGGAGCTCAGAATCCCCGTGCCGAGGGAATTTCCAATGGAAGAAGTCTTGGGCTATATTGATGAGGCTCTATCCCACATTCATGGATACACTGACTTCCATGTAATCCTAAATCCCCTGATAGGCGTCCCCGTGGTATCTCCTAGGAATGGAGAGTGGTGTCGCCTTCATTGCTTTCCTGAGGAGGAGCTTGAAGTTATAAGCAAACATTTAGAGTGTGCTGGGGTGCGTCCGGTGCTAAATCAAAGCCTCCAGATACCGAAAAATTTTTAA
- a CDS encoding anaerobic ribonucleoside triphosphate reductase, translating into MAEKVTGDQDVIDEYARWSSLDVLENANRYPGPTGFFAYVMENALTDYLRLIPKEYLKHHYGGDIYIHKLPHSLYIPYCTGHSVARVLEKGLRTPTVSSRPARHFDAFVDQIANYLVTMQHYFSGAQALSSVEWYAGPFMRGDNLKEKAIKQQVQRLVFNLNYPSRTGMQTPFTNFTVTLDAPKKMLDGDYAFYEGRKTAPLGDYTEEAKRFIIVLAKVLKEGDAKGQPFTFPIPTLMTTAGMIWDDPEVFEAIFTTAAKRGSFYWLNTNVVDPDASYAMCCRLTIDKNDLSLAFGINEKKVEEEAIEKLERQRFGGLWAMPDATGSINVTTINLPRLALRARDDDNFWEEYERILSMVRGVTDWFRGRYIRLITNYPQLYNMILEYLGEFPASHFNTVGLLGLPEAAAIYLNNPSLWFEGTRKEWKEAAGLMRRMVEFATGKTRRWMQESGTPWNVEEVPGESAAAKLAIKDLREFPELVNFLGDKENPIYSTSIAPYYGALELADRIKVESMVQRSFTGGVMMHIFLGEEPDPEALAKLTKRLMRTELVYWSYTPAITVCNRCGYSTTGLYTHCPRCGSEDVEVWSRIIGYYRPLKNWNPYRKKEFWTRRHYSS; encoded by the coding sequence ATGGCCGAAAAAGTGACGGGTGATCAGGACGTCATTGATGAGTACGCGAGGTGGAGCAGCCTCGATGTTCTGGAAAACGCAAACAGGTATCCCGGACCCACGGGATTCTTTGCCTACGTGATGGAGAACGCACTCACGGATTATCTAAGGCTCATACCAAAGGAGTACCTGAAGCACCATTACGGGGGCGACATATACATTCACAAACTGCCCCACAGCCTGTACATCCCGTACTGTACTGGACATAGTGTTGCCAGGGTTCTTGAAAAAGGTTTGAGGACACCCACGGTAAGCTCAAGACCCGCGAGGCACTTCGACGCCTTTGTGGACCAGATAGCCAACTACCTCGTAACCATGCAGCACTACTTTTCGGGGGCTCAGGCCCTCTCAAGCGTGGAATGGTACGCAGGGCCATTTATGAGAGGGGACAACCTGAAAGAGAAGGCAATAAAGCAGCAGGTGCAAAGACTCGTGTTCAATCTCAATTACCCTTCAAGAACGGGCATGCAAACACCTTTTACTAACTTTACCGTAACACTGGACGCCCCAAAGAAAATGCTGGATGGGGATTACGCATTCTATGAAGGCAGAAAAACCGCCCCTCTGGGGGATTACACGGAAGAAGCAAAAAGGTTCATCATCGTGCTGGCGAAAGTTTTGAAGGAGGGCGATGCAAAAGGCCAGCCCTTCACGTTTCCCATACCAACCCTGATGACGACCGCAGGGATGATATGGGATGATCCGGAGGTCTTCGAGGCCATTTTCACAACGGCCGCAAAGCGTGGAAGCTTTTACTGGCTTAACACGAACGTCGTTGATCCGGACGCAAGCTATGCCATGTGCTGCAGGCTAACGATAGACAAGAACGATCTTTCTCTGGCCTTTGGAATAAACGAAAAGAAAGTTGAGGAAGAAGCAATTGAAAAGCTTGAGCGCCAGCGTTTCGGGGGCCTCTGGGCGATGCCCGATGCCACGGGTTCGATAAACGTCACCACCATAAACCTCCCGAGGCTGGCACTCAGGGCGAGAGATGATGATAACTTCTGGGAGGAGTACGAAAGGATCCTCTCGATGGTACGGGGGGTAACGGACTGGTTCCGTGGACGTTACATAAGGCTGATAACCAATTATCCCCAGTTGTACAACATGATACTGGAGTACCTCGGAGAGTTTCCGGCAAGCCATTTCAATACCGTTGGACTTCTGGGACTTCCAGAAGCTGCTGCAATATACCTCAACAATCCTTCCCTGTGGTTTGAGGGAACGAGAAAGGAATGGAAGGAAGCCGCAGGGCTTATGAGGAGAATGGTAGAATTCGCCACGGGGAAGACCCGGAGGTGGATGCAGGAGAGTGGCACGCCCTGGAACGTGGAGGAGGTTCCGGGGGAAAGCGCCGCAGCAAAGCTTGCTATAAAGGACTTAAGGGAGTTTCCGGAGCTGGTGAATTTCCTTGGCGATAAGGAGAATCCGATCTACTCAACGAGCATAGCCCCCTACTACGGGGCGCTTGAGCTCGCCGATAGAATAAAAGTGGAGAGCATGGTTCAGCGCAGCTTCACAGGTGGGGTCATGATGCATATATTCCTCGGGGAGGAACCCGACCCGGAAGCCCTCGCAAAGCTCACAAAGAGACTCATGAGAACGGAGCTCGTTTACTGGAGCTACACCCCAGCCATAACTGTGTGCAACAGATGTGGATACTCCACAACGGGCCTTTACACGCATTGTCCCCGTTGCGGAAGCGAAGATGTTGAGGTATGGAGCAGGATAATCGGTTATTATCGGCCCTTGAAAAACTGGAATCCCTACAGGAAGAAGGAATTCTGGACCCGGAGGCACTACTCCTCCTGA
- a CDS encoding class I SAM-dependent methyltransferase family protein yields MLAVRVPRKEAEKTRRKLMELGVLARGYAVKREAGFVLFPVTEPVEGFQLIETDFKRVEPRPHSYREVVEVPESLRRLLPGSFDVIGDVAIVEIPEELKGYGRAIGEAILRVHRHIKVVLAKGGNVSGEYRVRKLLHLAGERRTETLHRENGIRLKLDVTRVYFSPRLATERMRIFRKSRPGEVVFDMFAGVGPYSILLAKKVKLVFACDLNPWAVRYLEENVRLNRLNNVVPVLGDVRKVAGKVVADRVIMNLPKFAGRFLREAMLSVRDGGVVHYYGFGPEEDLFSEHEERIRATAEELGFGVEVLERRKVRPYAPRQFNVAIDFRVWK; encoded by the coding sequence ATGCTCGCCGTTAGGGTTCCAAGGAAAGAGGCCGAAAAAACCCGCAGAAAACTGATGGAACTCGGGGTTCTGGCCAGAGGTTACGCCGTTAAACGGGAAGCCGGTTTCGTGCTTTTTCCGGTTACGGAACCCGTGGAGGGCTTTCAGCTCATCGAAACAGACTTTAAGAGGGTTGAACCGAGGCCCCACAGCTACCGCGAGGTTGTTGAGGTCCCGGAAAGTCTCAGGAGGTTGCTTCCGGGTTCGTTCGACGTCATCGGGGACGTGGCCATAGTTGAAATCCCGGAGGAGCTGAAGGGGTACGGGAGGGCTATAGGCGAGGCCATTCTAAGGGTTCACCGCCACATAAAGGTCGTTCTGGCCAAGGGGGGCAACGTTTCGGGCGAATACAGGGTTAGGAAGCTCCTGCACCTCGCCGGCGAGAGGAGAACCGAAACGCTCCACCGGGAGAACGGGATAAGGCTGAAGCTGGACGTTACGAGGGTTTACTTTTCCCCCCGTCTGGCAACGGAAAGGATGAGGATCTTCAGAAAATCCCGCCCCGGTGAGGTCGTTTTTGACATGTTCGCCGGGGTGGGGCCCTACTCGATACTCCTCGCGAAGAAGGTCAAACTCGTCTTCGCCTGCGACCTGAACCCGTGGGCCGTCCGCTACCTCGAGGAGAACGTGAGGCTCAACCGCCTCAACAACGTCGTGCCCGTTCTCGGAGACGTCCGGAAGGTTGCCGGAAAGGTCGTTGCGGACAGGGTCATAATGAACCTTCCGAAGTTCGCGGGCCGCTTTTTGAGGGAGGCCATGCTGAGCGTCAGGGACGGCGGGGTGGTGCATTACTACGGCTTCGGCCCGGAGGAGGACCTCTTCTCGGAACACGAGGAGAGGATAAGGGCCACCGCGGAGGAGCTCGGGTTCGGGGTTGAGGTGCTCGAAAGAAGGAAGGTCCGCCCCTATGCACCGAGGCAGTTCAACGTGGCTATAGACTTCAGGGTCTGGAAGTAG